From Aegilops tauschii subsp. strangulata cultivar AL8/78 chromosome 5, Aet v6.0, whole genome shotgun sequence:
ctacctcctttccggtttagaaGGCTCACACGCAGTGGCGGAGCTCGCCAGAGTTGTTTGGGGGGGGGCAAGTACAATATATGAGTCAGTGGGGGGCCAAGTACACAAAAATCCTTAATATAAACCCACTCTCAAAAATATTTGTGCATGCATGTGACaatcttggggggggggggggggggcacaaccCCCAGGAATGCACTAAGCTCCGCCATTGCTCACACGTATCTTTAGTCCACGATTTAACCAACGCAATATGAGttttatatcattggaaacttcAAATGTTCTATTTTTCTAATGGTATAACTTTTGTGTATACAATTTAATTATATTGATCAAACTAGCAATGTAGGGATACACGTGGGACTTTTAAACCGGAAGGGAGGCATATTTATCGCATGCCTCGAGACCAAGGAGCAAGATAAACTGGAAAAACAACCAAAATTAAGAGCTAATGTAGTTGGAAGAGTGGGCCTCTCATATGGATTATATTTGCCACAAAAAGAACTGTTGCAGGTGAGCAGAACCCCACTTACCGTAGGTCAGGGAGTAGAAAATGACATCGCCTATGTCTGTTTTTAATATATTCTTTTTTCATCTATGTGAAAATACATGACTTTACTATTTGAAGATTCACCACATTGGCTTTTTTATGCTTTATTATTTTCATTTTATACCCTTTTTGTTAGGATTTATAGCATAGTCTAAATGAGACCATAGTCGGAAGTATATTGGACAGTGCAAAAAATATTGGAAACAACTTGTATTTGTAGATAAAGATCAAGCTAATCATATGTCACATtataattactccctccgttcacttttATAAATCATTTCAGACAACTGAAAATAGACTGCTTTGCATgctgtctgaaatgtcttcaaggacttataaaagtgaacagagggagtataagaCACCAAACAACCGAAGAAGTCATGAATGGAGTACAAATACTGAAACCATTAACGTGTTTTCAATCCAAAACAGTGTTGCATTTGCTAGATTTACAACAAAGACTCATAAATAGTTTAGCTAATACAGATATTAGAGTCTAACAGTATGCTCCATTCAACAGTTCACATGAGGAAGTAAGCATTACAATAGTTCCACTTTTCTTTATCCACCAGTACCAATGTTATTTGGGACAGGCTATATGTAAGTCGCCTGAAAATTTATTTTGGGGTAAGTCGATTTTCTAAGCCATTAGATTAAAGATTCAACGGTCGaccttctttcttcttcctccagctTTCTTCCTCCTTCAACCGTTCATACTTTTACAAAATCTGACTTACCCAAATTGTAAATTCAGTCAACTTACATGTAGCTATTGTGATGTTATTTACATTTAGTAGTATTGCCAGACGACAAAAGCCATATGAATTTTCTCTCAATGACATCACCAAAAGTCAACATAATGAAATCATATGGATTTTACTTCGCAAAACAGCTCACTGCGAGGACTCAAAACACATTTCAGTGTCTGCCATTCCATCAGAGCCTACAAGCAATAGCTTGTCAGGATACGCTTCGATGTGCCCAAACGCACTGGTGCCGGGAGGACACTCCAGCGCAGCCTCGAGGGTGCGATGGTGCACGCCGTGGGAGTCCACAGAGTAGCCACCCTTGTGATCGTGCCCGGCGAAGCAGGCCTTTACACAGTTGTACTGTCGAACAACAGCCATCACCTCATCATAATTCCACATGAGGCCTACCTGGGACGCTGCTACAGGATCCAATGGGAGGTGACTGCACAAGACGACATTCTGCCGACGCTCCGATGCATCCCGTAGGACATCACTGAGCCAGGACAGCTGCTCCTCTCCAACCGCGCCATTGAACATCACGAACCGCTGGTCGACGCCCACCAGACCCTCAGGGCTGTTCTTGTCGGCGTTTGGGTTCTTTTCTTCAAGGAGCCTCGTTGCTGCTGCAGTCACTGGATGATCACGAGGCCAGCCAAGCGTGCTGAAGTCATAAGCATCCAGAACAACAAATCTGTACTCAGGACATGGCGAGAAGTCATAGTACGCGCGGTCAGAACCCGTTGGCATCTTCAGCAAAGCCACTAGCTCGCTCCGAGGAAGGTTGTAGAGGCAATGGTTGCCAAACATGTGGTAGGTCGGGCCGGGGAATTTCTCAAATTCGCCGAGGACCTTCTGCACCGCCCACAACGACTTGTCCTTTGGGCATTTCCCGTCGACGATGTCGCCAAAGTTGATGGAGAACTTGACAGCACCTTGCTTGTTCCACGCACTGACAGCCCTCTGGAGGACGTCGATGCTGTGACGGTAGTAGCGCGGGATGCCAGTGAACGAGCGCCCGTCCGGGATGTCGGCGTACTGGACATCGGCAATGACACCAAAGGTAAACAGGGGCTTGTGGGCAGATGCATGGACTAGTCCATTCGTTGCGGCCATCATTGAACTTTGGTGTCACCAGACCTTCGAAAACCTCCCTTCTTCTTGTTGTCTGCGAGGAACTGAACCTACAAGCAGTGAAAAGATCTCTGCGCAAGAACCTACAAGAGAAGCCAAGCAATATTTGTTCAGGACTCTGTACCGGTGAGGGGAATATTACAGACTACAGAGCACTCTGTTTATCAGAGTAAAATGTAAAGCAGATAGCAGGCTGGATACCAGCAGCATAGCAGTAAAAGTCCCCACTTATTCTTGTTCCAAGATTGTAGTATACAGTTTCAATTTTTCCCCTTTCAATCACTTCCACTGGAAGTAACTGTAGATGAGACCAGCTCCAAATACTGAATATTGCAGCATTGCATACTAGTGTGCTGTGTGCATCTCATCCCATTTCTAATTGTCAAGCACCGGGAGCTAGACCCTGGCCTGAATTGCTGATAAAATCACTTAGGCGACCCGCCGTAGCCGAAACTAGCGACTCGCACGGAAGGGGATACGCAGCCGAGCTGTGTGTAATCGGAGCCTACGGACTGTAACGACCACAGAAGGAAGGAGGCGGGGGAGGATGGATTACCGGCGCAGCGACAGAGGCGGGGTGGCCGGACTCCGGCGGGAGCTGGTTTGGTTGCTCCCGGCCCGGAGGGCGGACGGCGGAGAGTCGGAGCCGGGATGGGGAGGAGTTTGGATCTTGAAGAAAgattctctttttttttttcctGAAAAACTGACGAAAGCTTCTCTGCTCGTCTTGGTCGGttggatttttttttttgaggcTGTCTTTGTCGATTGGAGAGACGGGGGAAACGAGACGGGCCACCGGGCCGATGGATTTGTCGTTAGCTCTCGGCCGAGGAGGCCTGTAATGAAGCCCAGAGATACAGAAGGCCGTTGAACTTGAGGCTCTGTTTTCAGAGACCTCCTCCTAATCGGCGCTTTCAGCACCAGAAAGTCTCCGAATTTTTCTGATGTAAAAAAGTCTCTAATTTTTTTAAATCGCGAATTTCAAAATATCATGATTTAAAAAAACAGTAAATTTGGATTTTTTTGTGAATTTTATAAAATTACATGAATAGAAAAAAATCCATGAATTCAAAAAATCACGAATTTGATTTTTTATGAATTAAAAAGATAACAAAATTAAAAACAAAAACAGTAATGGAAAACAAAAGAACAGTTCAGAAAAACCCAGCGGAAAACCGTCCCGAAAGAATTGGATGGAACCTTCACCTAATAGAAGGTTGCCAAAATCGGTCAAAGGGACTAATATGGGCCAGCCCAACAGCAAAAGGACCGTGTGTGTTGCGTACAATAACACGGTAATCGTTGACTTAAGCGCTGAATAGGAATTGGGTTGTTCTCATCAAGGAGTTGGATTTAGATCTCACTTGCATAACAAAAAAATTGTctcaaaaagaagaaaaaaacgtGCGTAACAAAAAAAAACAACCTCTTTGTTTCAGTCTGTAAAGCATATATGTATCTTGCAAAAAAAAAAGATGTCATTGGCCGATGCGGCCGATCGATCCAATGGAGCAGTCAATTGATGGAATCCTTTACGAAAATAAATACCAGTCTCTCTGTTTCAGTTTGTAAAGCGTACATGCATTTTGAGCATTAAGTTTGACCAGTACTTCAACCAACAAAACATAAGCCATATGTCACACATGTAAAAAAAAGCCATAAGCCACAAAAATTGGAAAAATTATATTACCAAAGGCTGCCTTTAAATGTGAATCTGTTTTTAACAGAAAATGTGAATCTTAATGGTATGCTTTTTTCTGACAAGTAACTTATAGTCCGGAGGGAGTGCTCGATAACTTGGTTTAGAAAAAGGAGTAGGTGATCAAGGAGACCCTAAACGTAGTTACGACCGGGCTACTTTCACTATTGTGTGTGACTCTTTAATGTTTTCATGccacacgcacacatgcatgaTCGGTATAACCTCTAAACATATACTGATATCTAGAATGCGAAAAGAATATAGATATGTCGATCTCACAAGAATTCTATAAAGTACAACACACATTTTCGCATGCCTGTAAAGACAATCGACGAGACTGTAAATCTAACATGGAGGGATGTTTAAGAATGAAGCAATAGGTTGCACAAACTACCGCCACTTGTTGACATCTCTATCTCCAGACCTTTATATTGGTCACAACGAAGGTAGACAATCATACTCCGGGAACATATATATCAGGATATTTCTTACATTCGTGCGTTTTAAGATCTCTACCAAAGATATATTCAAAGATAATTAAAATATAAACGAACATTACATACTGTATATATGGGTGGGTTTGGGTATCGGCAGGGTTTGCGCCCATGGGCATGGGTTGGGGTGAGGTTTTGTGCCCGTGGGCAACATCGGCATGGGTATGTAATTATTGTACCCGCTCCACCCTAACCATTGTCTTCCTTAATGGAATAATGGAGTACAAATACTGAAACCATTTACCAAATAGCATTGCATTTGTTACATTTACAACAGACTCGTGAATAATAGAGCCTAACACTATGCCCCATTCAGCAGTTTCCAAATGGTGAAGTGAGCATTACAACAGTTCCATTATTTATTCCACCACTTTCAATGTTATTTACAAGTAATAGTGTCGTCAGACAACAGGAAGTCACATGAGTTTTCTCTCAATGGCATCACCAAAAGTCAAAATAATGAAGTCACATGGATTTTACTCTACAACGCAGCTCGATCAGAGGACCGAAAACACATTTCAGTATCAGCCATTCCATCAGAGCCTACAAGCAATAGCTTGTCAGGATAGGCTTCGATACGCCCGAATGCACTGGTGCCCGGAGGACACTCCAGCGCAGCCTCGAGGGTGCGATGGTGCACGCCGTGGGAGTCCACCGAGTAGCCACCCTTGTGGTCATGCCCGGCAAAGCAGGCCCTAACACAGTTGTACCGTCGAACAATAGCCATCACCTCATCATAGTTCCACATAAGAGCTGCTGGGTACACTGCGCCAGGGTCCATTGGGAGATGACTGCATAGGATGACATTCTGCCGGCGGTCCGATGCATCCTGGAGGACATCACTGAGCCAGGACAGCTGCTCCTTGCCTACCGCACCATTGAACTTCACAAACCGCCTGTCGACGCCAACCAGACCGTCAGGGCTGTTCTTGTCGGTGTTTGGGTTCTTTTCATCGAGGAGCTTCATTGCTGCTGCAGTCACAGGATGATCGTGAGGCCAgccaagtgcgctgaaatcataAGCATCCAGAACAACAAATCTGTACTCAGGACATGGTGAGAAGTCATAATACGCGCGATCAGAATCCGTCGGCATCTTCAATAATGCGACCAGCTTGCTCCGAGGAAGGTTGTAGAGGCAATGGTTGCCAAACATGTGGTAGGTCGGGCCATCGAACTTCTCAAACTCGTCAATGACCTTCTGCACCGCCCACAACGACTTGTCCTTTGGGCAGAACCCGTCGATGGTGTCTCCAAAGTTGATGGAGAACTTGATATTGCCTTGCTTGTTCCATGTGCTGACAGCTCTTTCAAGGACGCTGATGCTGTGCCGGTAGTAGCGTGGGACGCCGAGGAAGGAGCGGCCGTCTGGGATATCGGCGTACTGGACATCAGCAATGACGCCAAATGTGAACAAGGGCTTCTTGGCAGGTGCATGGACTAGTCCGTTTGCGGCAGCCATCACAAGAACTTCAGTGTCACCACTCCCTCGAAAGGCAAAAGTAGATTCTGGAATAGAATGCGGTGCCCCCTGCTAGAACCTAGAATGTAAGCCAAGAAATATTTGCTCAGAATTTGGGTGAATCAGTATGTAATCATTTTGTCACATTAAACAGTATATATAAAGCAATGGAGCGCAATGCATATCAGCATCATAGCAGTAAAAGTCTCTGCGTGCTACACATTTCACCACGAAGTAACTTTAATAGACTCTCAACTCTTTCTGTACATGTGCCCAACCAAAACAAGCACCTTGTGAATTGTGATTTACTGCTAATAAAATCTACTAGCTATCTATCGACCCGAGAACTGTTGATAAAACCGCTCCTGAGATTCACGCGAAGCGGGGAGACGCAGCCGGGCTGCCTGTAATCGGAGCCTATGAACTGAAACAGAGCGACCGACAGATTGTAACGACCAAACGATCCCAAGAGGAAGGAAACCAGGGGCGGATGGATTACCGGCGCAGCGACAGAGGCGGCGAGGTAGGCTGCGGCGGACTCCGGTGGGATCTCCGGCGCGCTGGGTTGGTAGATCCCGGATCGGACGGTGGAGTCTAGAAGCAGCGAGCAGCCGGGAGCGGGGAGGAGTTTGGATCTTGACGTAAGCCTCTGTCCTCCTCTGctcttctcctccggctcggGAGAGGCAAAGACGGGGGAACCGAGTCGGACCACCACCGGCCGGTCGTTAGCCCTGGGCCGAAGAGGCCCGTAAACAAAGGCCAAAATTGCAAGGGGTTTAATTTGAGGACTCGTTTTTTTATCtcgatttatttatttatttttgtaatttaaaaacaaaaaattatTTATTTATTCATAAAACAGATATATAATTTTTTTAAACACATACGTTATTAAAAAATAAAGTAAGACTAACATTACATTGCGGCTTGCGGAGATAGTCGCTAGCCACTGCTAAACAATTTTATCTTTTGCCATAGAGCAACGTCCAAATGGCAACTTGGTGGTTTTGAAGATGTCAATGGGGTAGATTTAAGCCACGCTTGCATCCAGGAAAATACAGCTAAACTTGGTTTATATAGGAAGCAAGGACACATTGGTTCTGATGGCAGGTTGAATACAAATTGAAACTTACAAAAAATAAGCAGTTGGTATAATGGCAAAGGATTACATTTTTCTTAATATTGTGAATCATATATGCTTAAGTAGTTACGAGATGTCTGGCTTCCCTCTGGTCTCAATGTGACTTCTTTGATCTTTTCTTCACACACATATCACATTTACACACGATTGAAAGCCGTTTCGGTGCTTCCAAAGCCACGAAGCGGTGAGGATGACGAGGGAGGCCAACCCTCTACGAGCGGGTGCGGGTGCCCGGTAACAAGACGTAGCCCACTAGGATTGGAAATCCATATCGCCTATGGGTAGGTCGGTCGTGGAGCGAACCCATCCTAGGATCTTGTGCCATACTTGCCGCGAGAAAGAGCAGTCTGCCAGCAAGTGTTGCATCATTTTTCAATAATGGAAGAATTGTATGCAAGTACTTAAATGTAATATTATTGGATTCTATATCGACTGAACGGCTAGCATTTCCGAATTTGAAGTTTGAATCTTGGAATTCCTATATTAAGACAGTTTCATTCTAAGATTAAATCCATTCAGGTCCGAAGAGCTTCCAACTAGATGGTGTTGTAAGTTGCATGTATCACTTAGAAGTTTTGTTAGTACATTTGTTGTTTTGTTAATACAATTGTTTCTTTGCCCGCAAGGGATGATGAGTGAGTAGTTGTCACGAGATAAGGGTGGGGGCGTAGCCTCGTAGCGAGTAGTCGTCACTCTTGTGTCTATGATGactagcaaaagagcccgtgcATTGCAATGGGGAAAAAAGTAACATATAGCCTTAACCCAAGTAATAATCATGGCTCAAGACCCCAATAGGCCCACATCCTTTATTTTAAAGGAGCATCAAATTTATGTTGCCGCTTATCCTCCTTACCCTCGTTGACGATAGCCTCAGaaggtctctctctctctctctctctctctcggtcGGTCGGTCGAAATAAGATGAGAACTTTGTTGTTTTTTTTCCTGCGAGGTTTTTCAAAGGTGTGCAGGCGTGGTTATCGATATTTTGTTGCATCTCAAGTTGGTTTTAGTGAGGCGTTTCTTTGCGATTCAGATTGCCGTCGGTATGAAAGAAAAACAGGCTATGCGTTATAGGTTAAGTTTGCACCATAAATaacattttaaaaatattaaaaggtaaaataacatcatattcagatttcacatattttttaatcaaatttcatatataacatctTGAAATTGGAGTTaggtttaaaagatatggataATTTAGAAAAGCATTTGTTTTAGAATGGCCGTGGATTGCTTAACCAAAAAACCGGGGGGCTTTATGttaaaatgcaaaaaaaatgatttgtttgacttaaatatgGACCACGGGTTAATTATGTGAAACGGCAGGGTTTTGAAAAACAATCAAAAAATGATTCAGATGTGACTCAAATGTGTATTGCGGGTTAATTCACATAAAAGGCGGTGTTTTTTCTATAAATAACATGACGGGTGGGCAGGAGCACTAATGATTTTATTAGTGTTTATGATGATTAAAATAATGCGAATAGTCGCCAAGTGATAGATAAGTCGGTGGTGTAGCCACAAAGCATCTAACTTGAAAAAGAAAACCTCAAATCATCTCCAACAACTGCTTTATTATAGGGCAGCCGTCACTTTTTGGTTGTTTAAAGGGCAAAAAACATCTCCAATGGCTGCCAAAAACGAAAAGCTGctgaaaatttgttttgggctGGCCTAAGATGCGGCACGACTCCTGCATATATGCGGCACACAACTGATTGCCAAAAATTCAAATCACCCCGCGCCGTGCGGCCGCCTCCTCCTGCAGCCAAATTCCACCGCCGCCGCACCGAATTcggccaccaccaccgccacccgaCCTCCCCACCGACGGTTTGGCGTCGAGTTCCAGCACGACGGTCGGCATGTTTGTAGTTGAATGTTGGGAAGTTTGTTCTCCCGCAAAAAGAAAGTTTTCATGTTTCGGTGCCCTATTTTAGGGCAGAGATGCAATATTTTCATGCCCAAAAAATGCACTTTTTTGCTGTCCTAAAATTTACTCCAGTCTTTTTTTGCTGCTGTATTTGCAGGCTTGcagctgttggagatgctctcatAGCTAGTAGTGATGTGCGAGTAGTCGCCGCTCTTGTGTCCATCGTGATTACGACGACGTGCGAGTAATTTTTTTTAGAACGAAGACGCCAGGTGCGTCCGGCTTTAACTTAATAAAGCCAACAACAGGCAGCGTACACGGAACCATAGTCTTAACAACACAACTAACACCCTCAAAAGATCGAGCGAATGGAGGGGAACAAGTCTTGGATTACAAGCCACAGCCGGCTGAATCAGAGCACGCAGGCTCGCGATGATGATGCCAAAAGATGCCTCGCGACCCTAGGGAGGCGGCGCAGGAGCTCTTGCCAAAGCGTAGACTTGACGGAGACGGGCAAGAACGAGCTGCAGAAGATCAGCGTCTTGGTGCCGTCCCAACGGCGCCCACTGCTGCAAGAAGATGACACATTTGAATACCACGTCAGCAGGATGAGAAGGGAAGGAACACTCAATAGTTAGTTTGTTCCTAATATGCCAAAGTGCCCAACATAACGCCCCAACGCAGCACCACATGACACGCCGAGCGCTACCACTAACCGACGAAAGGAGAGCACACAACTCAGAACTGGACCGGGGATCCCAATCCCGACCAGCAGCCTCGGGGACCGCACTCCACGCAAAATGGGCCAGATGGCAGTTGAAGGAAACATGGTTGGCGGTCTCTGGCACCCCGCTGGCTGGCCCATTGCGCTTGGCTATGTTGACGGACGTGGGCAGTCTATCACGACACAGCTATTGATAAGGTCCCCGAGCCTTCCACAACCCGGAAGCCACCTGTTGATAAGGTCCCCGAGCAAGTGCTCGGTAGAGGGAGTTAACCGAGAACTTGCCCGAGGTGTTGAGGTGccaggtgttggggaacgcagtatctcaaaaaaattcctacgatcacgcaagatctatctaggagatgcatagcaactagaggggagagtgtgtccacgtaccctcgtagactaaaagcggaagcatttagtaacgcggttgatgtagtcgaacgtcttcgcgatctaaccgatccaagcacctaacttacggcacctccgcgttcagcacacgttcagctcgatgacgtccctcgaactcttgatccagttgagaccgagggagagttccgtcagcacgacggcgtggcgacggtgatgatgaagttaccggcgcagggcttcgcctaagcactacgacgatatgaccgaggtgtgtaaccgtggagggggcaccgcacacggttaagagaaacttgtgtgttctagggtgcccctgcccccgtatataaaggaggggaggggaggccggGCAGCCCTCCTAGGGTGCGCCaggagaggggaatcctactaggactccaagtcctagtaggtttccacctaaggaagagggggaagaaggaaggaagagggggaagggaaggaaaggggggcgccgcccccttcccctagtccaattcggacccaaggggagaggaggcggccagcccctcttggcccttcctcttttcccactaaggcccattgaggcccattagttcccctggcgggttccgataaccctccggcactccgataattatccggtacttctcggaactcatccggtgtccgaataacatcgtccaatatattaatcttaatgtctcgaccattttgagactcctcgtcatgtccatgatctcatccaggactccgaacaaacttcggtcatcaaatcacataactcataatacaaatcgtcaccgaacgttaagcgtgcggaccctacgggttcgagaactatgtagacatgaccgagacacatctccggtcaataaccaatagctgaacctggatgctcatattggctcctacatattctacgaagatctttatcggtcaaaccgcataacaacatacgttgttccctttgtcatcggtatgttacttgcccgagattcgatcgtcggtatcatcatacctagttcaatctcgttaccggcaagtctctttactcgttttgtaatgcatcatcccgcaactaactcattagtcacattgcttgcaaggcttatagttatgagcattaccgagagggcccagagacacctctccgattcacggagtgacaaatcctaatcttgatctatgccaacccaacaaacaccttcggagacacctgtagagcatttaatagtcacccagttacgttgtgacttttgatagcacgcaaggtgttcctccgatattcgggagttgcataatctcatagtcaaaggaacatgtataagtcatgaagaaagcaatagcaataaaactaaacgatcatttatgcgaagctaacggatgggtcttgtccatcacatcattctctaatgatgtgatcccattcatcaaatgacaacacatgcctatggttaggaaacttaaccatctttgattaacgagctagtcaagtagaggcatactagggacactctgtttgtctatgtattcacacatgtactaagtttccggttaatacattctagcatgaataataaacatttatcatgatataaggaaatataaataacaactttattgttgcctctagggcatatttccttcaccaggACACGACGTCCGGACCCTGGGATAATGAAACCTCCTCGACAAGAGTCAACAAGTTTCCCAAACTTGTTGTCTCCGGGCCggtgggtgtcggtgtcaaaaccggccgatctcgggtaggggtcccgaactgtgcgtctgaggatcaaaggtaacaggaggcgggggatacgatgtttacccaggttcgggccctcttaagggaggtaataccctacttcctgcttgattgactttgatgagtataagggttacaag
This genomic window contains:
- the LOC109779172 gene encoding manganese-dependent ADP-ribose/CDP-alcohol diphosphatase, with translation MMAATNGLVHASAHKPLFTFGVIADVQYADIPDGRSFTGIPRYYRHSIDVLQRAVSAWNKQGAVKFSINFGDIVDGKCPKDKSLWAVQKVLGEFEKFPGPTYHMFGNHCLYNLPRSELVALLKMPTGSDRAYYDFSPCPEYRFVVLDAYDFSTLGWPRDHPVTAAATRLLEEKNPNADKNSPEGLVGVDQRFVMFNGAVGEEQLSWLSDVLRDASERRQNVVLCSHLPLDPVAASQVGLMWNYDEVMAVVRQYNCVKACFAGHDHKGGYSVDSHGVHHRTLEAALECPPGTSAFGHIEAYPDKLLLVGSDGMADTEMCFESSQ
- the LOC109779171 gene encoding manganese-dependent ADP-ribose/CDP-alcohol diphosphatase, with protein sequence MAAANGLVHAPAKKPLFTFGVIADVQYADIPDGRSFLGVPRYYRHSISVLERAVSTWNKQGNIKFSINFGDTIDGFCPKDKSLWAVQKVIDEFEKFDGPTYHMFGNHCLYNLPRSKLVALLKMPTDSDRAYYDFSPCPEYRFVVLDAYDFSALGWPHDHPVTAAAMKLLDEKNPNTDKNSPDGLVGVDRRFVKFNGAVGKEQLSWLSDVLQDASDRRQNVILCSHLPMDPGAVYPAALMWNYDEVMAIVRRYNCVRACFAGHDHKGGYSVDSHGVHHRTLEAALECPPGTSAFGRIEAYPDKLLLVGSDGMADTEMCFRSSDRAAL